A stretch of Schaalia odontolytica DNA encodes these proteins:
- a CDS encoding recombinase family protein has product MRRDFPRRAAMYLRVSLDATGEHLAVDRQRADCLRIIRERGWTLTQEYVDNSVSASKRTVRRPSYDRMVQDYDAGLFDALVCWDLDRLTRQPRQLEDWIERAEERGLVITTANGEADLSTDGGRMYARIKASVARSEVERKSARQKAANAQRARMGRPPLGTRLMGYTAKGELIPEEAKVVRSIFDNFLAGESLKGIARALQEAGVPTRHGGRWNPSSIRTILLNERYGGIMEYMGEVLPNVPITWEPIVSEDTFFLAQSKLSDPRRKTAKEGTHRKHLGSSLFRCAECGHSMYAFSNIRYRCPRCEFTRSRSHIDAYVLAVVRARLAQPDVADLLAVDHEPEVKELTAQIQRLRDRLERVNQDYDEGIIDGLRYRTAAERVRAELTATEGKRAALSGGLSGTTSVLGAPDPVEAFDTASLMIRRRVIDALLDVRLKPGKRGSKTFDPDSVILTWKEA; this is encoded by the coding sequence ATGAGACGAGACTTCCCCCGCCGCGCTGCCATGTACCTACGCGTCAGCCTCGACGCTACAGGCGAGCACCTCGCAGTTGACCGACAGCGTGCCGACTGCCTCCGAATCATCCGCGAGCGCGGATGGACCCTCACGCAGGAATACGTCGACAACTCCGTTTCCGCGTCGAAGCGGACCGTTCGACGCCCTTCCTACGACCGCATGGTGCAGGACTACGACGCGGGCCTGTTCGACGCCTTGGTGTGCTGGGACCTCGACCGTCTCACCCGTCAGCCCCGACAGCTAGAGGACTGGATTGAACGGGCTGAGGAGCGCGGCCTTGTGATCACGACGGCGAACGGGGAGGCCGATCTATCCACCGACGGCGGGCGCATGTACGCGCGGATTAAGGCCAGCGTTGCCCGTAGCGAGGTTGAGCGTAAATCAGCCCGTCAGAAGGCCGCGAACGCACAGCGGGCGCGGATGGGACGCCCGCCGCTAGGAACGCGGCTCATGGGCTACACGGCCAAGGGCGAACTCATCCCCGAGGAGGCTAAGGTTGTGCGCAGCATCTTCGACAACTTCCTAGCCGGGGAGTCCTTGAAGGGTATCGCGCGAGCCTTGCAGGAAGCGGGTGTGCCCACGCGCCACGGGGGCCGTTGGAACCCCTCGTCTATCCGGACGATTCTCCTCAATGAGCGCTACGGGGGCATCATGGAGTACATGGGCGAGGTACTCCCCAACGTCCCCATCACGTGGGAGCCTATCGTCTCCGAGGACACGTTTTTCCTTGCACAGTCGAAGCTCTCGGACCCGCGTCGCAAGACCGCGAAGGAGGGCACGCACCGCAAGCACCTGGGTTCATCCCTGTTCCGGTGTGCTGAGTGCGGGCACAGCATGTACGCCTTCAGCAACATCCGCTACCGGTGCCCCCGGTGCGAGTTCACGCGCTCGCGGTCGCACATCGACGCTTACGTGCTTGCCGTGGTGCGTGCGCGCCTTGCACAGCCGGACGTCGCAGACCTGTTGGCCGTGGACCACGAGCCAGAGGTGAAGGAGCTGACGGCACAGATTCAACGCCTCCGTGATCGACTGGAGAGGGTGAATCAGGACTACGACGAGGGCATTATTGACGGGCTTCGATACCGGACGGCGGCTGAGCGCGTGCGGGCTGAGCTGACGGCTACCGAGGGGAAGCGGGCGGCCTTGTCCGGTGGGTTGAGCGGCACGACGTCGGTCCTGGGAGCGCCGGACCCGGTGGAGGCGTTCGACACGGCTTCGCTCATGATCCGCCGTCGCGTGATCGACGCGCTGCTAGACGTGCGGTTGAAGCCCGGCAAGCGCGGTTCCAAGACGTTTGACCCGGACAGTGTGATTCTGACGTGGAAGGAGGCCTAA
- a CDS encoding type II toxin-antitoxin system RelE/ParE family toxin, translating into MLAPAEVRGSSLGTFCIALRKLRQIDAACRLEDLRIPPGNRLERLRGNRAGQYSIRINDQWRICFRWGDAGPEGVEIVHGKRGITADTAMRLSR; encoded by the coding sequence GTGTTGGCTCCGGCGGAGGTGAGGGGTAGTAGCCTCGGAACCTTCTGCATCGCGCTGCGCAAGTTACGCCAGATTGATGCTGCGTGCCGTCTGGAAGACCTCCGGATTCCTCCGGGTAACCGCCTCGAGCGTCTGCGCGGTAATCGTGCGGGGCAGTACAGTATCCGAATCAACGATCAGTGGCGTATCTGCTTCAGGTGGGGCGACGCGGGTCCAGAAGGGGTTGAGATCGTTCATGGGAAGCGGGGAATCACGGCAGACACCGCCATGCGTCTCTCCCGCTAA
- a CDS encoding type II toxin-antitoxin system VapB family antitoxin produces MRTTVTLDDDLLARAEELTGISERSALIRDAVELLVRIETGRQLAALGGSDSAAEAAPRSRARA; encoded by the coding sequence ATGAGAACCACAGTGACACTCGATGATGATCTGCTTGCGCGCGCCGAGGAGCTGACCGGGATCAGCGAGCGATCCGCTTTGATTCGGGACGCGGTAGAACTCCTCGTTCGCATCGAGACCGGTCGGCAGCTCGCTGCGCTCGGTGGCAGTGATTCGGCGGCGGAGGCTGCGCCTCGGAGTCGAGCGCGCGCGTGA
- a CDS encoding YbjN domain-containing protein, with the protein MESRESLINQIALLHEEKEHQKIIALIEGQPPAAMDYELTSLLARAYINYAQPYMDSFQEHIKHAVELLRSVEAEGMADPQWYYRIGTALYWQDEEESAMTYLEQCLAMDPTHEDAPQVIEECKRALERRTVVRPLDMRALIDFFERNDYRYDVEDNRLRTGFTNGYYVFSVIDDGADLSMWGGIREDVSMELRPRLIQACNDWNAATKWPKVYVATLDDGTQRVCAEQFVSSRYGMTDAQVSINIDRFISASESFFKEQIERIPALGGASE; encoded by the coding sequence GTGGAATCTCGTGAGTCGCTCATCAACCAGATCGCTCTTCTCCATGAGGAGAAGGAACACCAGAAGATCATCGCGCTCATCGAGGGCCAGCCCCCGGCCGCGATGGACTACGAGCTGACGAGCCTTCTGGCGCGCGCCTACATCAATTACGCCCAGCCCTACATGGATTCTTTCCAGGAGCACATCAAGCACGCGGTGGAGCTGCTGCGCAGCGTTGAGGCTGAGGGCATGGCGGACCCGCAGTGGTACTACCGCATTGGCACCGCCCTGTACTGGCAGGACGAGGAAGAAAGCGCCATGACGTACCTGGAGCAGTGCCTCGCGATGGACCCGACCCACGAGGACGCTCCGCAGGTCATCGAGGAGTGCAAGCGCGCCCTCGAGCGTCGCACAGTCGTGCGCCCCCTCGATATGCGTGCACTTATCGACTTCTTCGAGCGCAACGACTACAGGTACGACGTTGAGGACAATCGCCTGCGCACGGGCTTCACGAACGGATACTACGTGTTCTCCGTGATCGACGACGGCGCGGACCTGAGCATGTGGGGCGGCATCCGCGAGGATGTATCAATGGAGCTGCGCCCGCGCCTCATCCAGGCGTGCAACGACTGGAACGCGGCCACCAAGTGGCCCAAGGTCTACGTGGCGACGCTGGATGACGGCACGCAGCGCGTGTGCGCCGAGCAGTTCGTCTCATCTCGCTACGGCATGACTGACGCGCAGGTGTCGATCAACATCGACCGTTTCATCTCCGCGTCCGAGTCCTTCTTCAAGGAGCAGATCGAGCGCATCCCCGCGCTGGGTGGCGCAAGCGAGTAA
- a CDS encoding MerR family transcriptional regulator — MAGTRSGRTYSIKEVAALVGLPASTLRYYEDVSVIPAIARDPSSGHRIYQEDDLELLTWVSCLSASGMSIADMREYVRSGLGGERDISEFITLLEQQDERLREEAQILELRREFLRTKVSYWRAIRGGDTQEAERLDAAARALAERLKAWS, encoded by the coding sequence ATGGCAGGGACTCGCTCCGGGCGCACGTACTCCATCAAGGAGGTAGCGGCGCTCGTTGGGCTGCCCGCGTCCACCCTGCGTTACTACGAGGATGTGAGCGTCATTCCCGCCATCGCGCGTGACCCTTCGAGCGGTCATCGCATCTATCAGGAAGACGACCTTGAGCTGTTGACGTGGGTGTCATGCCTGTCGGCGTCCGGCATGTCGATTGCTGATATGCGTGAGTACGTTCGCTCGGGCCTTGGTGGTGAGCGTGATATTTCCGAGTTCATCACCTTGCTGGAGCAGCAGGATGAGCGGCTGCGGGAAGAGGCGCAGATTCTTGAGCTGCGTCGCGAGTTCTTGCGGACGAAAGTTTCCTACTGGCGTGCGATCAGGGGTGGGGACACCCAGGAAGCCGAGCGTTTGGACGCTGCGGCGCGTGCGCTTGCTGAGCGCCTGAAAGCCTGGTCGTAA
- a CDS encoding EcsC family protein yields MPDCSEEANSTADDIRGRMTGDDRAQWDAIQEWKAAQISPRSPRVITQRIRSYVLAPLKKTVDLARKVPGGAAIADKTSSAVLGLVEKATSAAESSVPRKRIVRAYRRAGNDVECLEDIRNLNLAEIQSVRPHLKVGYAVATATEGAVSSIFATGGSVAALLGLGIASAPGIGVIVGAIGLDIATFLASSARLVSHTAAYYGYDTKDPAEKLFSAMVLSQAIAPRSTVGDHAVEKETSMRMFNKVVRKLTKRGSMESVGNNALTASVNSLFAALGARLVGLKMAQILPIIGIIIGMALNASLIRTIGVTADNLYRERLLLERYGQEEADVEAEAASDGADNPDDLDEELAHYVEFAEAESRL; encoded by the coding sequence ATGCCGGATTGTTCAGAAGAAGCGAACAGCACAGCTGACGACATACGTGGCCGCATGACCGGTGACGATCGTGCGCAGTGGGATGCGATCCAAGAATGGAAGGCCGCTCAGATCAGCCCGCGCAGTCCTCGCGTCATCACTCAGCGCATCCGTTCGTACGTGCTCGCCCCTTTGAAAAAGACGGTCGACCTCGCGCGCAAGGTGCCCGGCGGGGCCGCGATTGCGGATAAGACCTCATCGGCTGTCCTGGGACTCGTCGAGAAGGCAACGTCAGCCGCCGAATCCTCAGTTCCGCGAAAGCGAATTGTGAGGGCGTATCGCCGGGCCGGCAACGACGTGGAGTGTCTCGAGGACATCCGAAACCTGAACCTGGCTGAGATCCAATCGGTCAGGCCCCACCTGAAGGTCGGATACGCCGTTGCTACCGCGACCGAGGGAGCGGTGAGCAGCATATTCGCGACGGGAGGGTCGGTCGCTGCTCTCCTCGGTCTGGGCATCGCATCGGCGCCCGGCATCGGCGTGATCGTGGGGGCGATCGGCCTCGATATCGCGACGTTCTTGGCCTCCTCTGCGCGCCTCGTGTCGCACACGGCCGCGTATTACGGGTATGACACGAAGGACCCCGCAGAAAAGCTGTTTTCCGCGATGGTTTTATCCCAGGCGATCGCCCCTCGTAGCACGGTTGGTGACCATGCCGTCGAGAAGGAGACCTCGATGCGCATGTTCAACAAGGTGGTGCGTAAGCTCACCAAACGCGGATCGATGGAGAGCGTCGGGAACAATGCGCTGACGGCGTCCGTGAACTCCTTGTTCGCGGCACTGGGCGCGCGTCTCGTCGGCCTGAAGATGGCGCAGATCCTGCCGATTATCGGCATCATCATCGGCATGGCCCTGAACGCATCCCTCATCCGTACCATCGGGGTGACAGCGGACAACCTCTACCGAGAGCGCCTCCTGTTGGAGCGCTACGGACAGGAAGAGGCGGATGTAGAGGCCGAGGCCGCGTCCGATGGGGCAGACAATCCAGATGATCTGGATGAGGAGCTCGCGCACTACGTCGAGTTTGCCGAGGCCGAGAGCCGCCTATAG
- a CDS encoding type IIL restriction-modification enzyme MmeI: MLRARERHPQRSLAEHYNPLSMDPILLKAHNNLDREVDKAFDVARKLTNERQRQELLFASYGELARGYVSSLSSKSKPPAGSFPVRVILIGPAAGCRTLSLATPGTMTVPDENTSLP, from the coding sequence GTGCTGCGGGCACGCGAGCGGCACCCCCAGCGGTCACTCGCGGAGCACTACAACCCGTTATCGATGGACCCAATTCTGCTCAAGGCTCACAACAACTTGGACCGGGAAGTCGATAAGGCTTTCGATGTGGCACGCAAACTCACCAACGAGCGCCAGCGCCAGGAGCTACTGTTCGCCAGCTACGGGGAGTTGGCGAGGGGCTATGTCTCCTCGCTTTCATCAAAATCGAAACCACCAGCAGGGTCGTTCCCCGTGCGGGTGATTTTGATCGGTCCCGCTGCTGGGTGTAGAACCCTGTCGCTGGCAACGCCGGGAACTATGACTGTGCCCGACGAGAACACGTCACTGCCATAA
- a CDS encoding alpha-amylase produces MRVNETTKPALASSQTEAGPLILQAFAWDMAPDASHWRYLAEHARAIADLGVTIVWLPPAYKGHEGINDVGYGVYDLYDLGEFDQRGSVPTKYGTKDEYLAAIEALHEAGIAVCADIVLNHRMGADATETVRATPINPQNRHEAIGEPETIEAWTRFTFPGRAGVYSDFTWDWTCFHGIDWDEATKRNGLWLFEGKQWNDSVDTEFGNFDYLMGCDVHVTDPRVSEELDRWGKWYVETTGVDGLRLDAVKHVGSDFYARWLEDLRASTGRRLPAVGEYWSGDVRELEGYLERVPNVMLFDVPLHYHLHQASVSDGNVDLARLWENTLTASHPDKSVTFVENHDTQPGQSLASTVAPWFKAAAYAIILFNEAGVPCVFWGDLLGSPESDDLPAVRELPVLMSIRARAAVGPQHSAFDDPDVVGFAREGKEEIPGSGCAVILSDRMAAEKTLYVGTRHAGQEWECILGGHPSVRVADDGILTGVVSDGGLSVYVPRRSE; encoded by the coding sequence ATGCGGGTGAATGAGACGACGAAACCGGCCCTGGCCTCGTCCCAGACTGAGGCCGGCCCTCTGATCTTGCAGGCATTCGCCTGGGACATGGCACCGGACGCCAGCCACTGGCGCTACCTCGCCGAGCACGCCCGGGCGATCGCGGACCTGGGCGTCACTATTGTCTGGCTGCCGCCTGCCTACAAGGGGCACGAGGGCATCAACGACGTCGGCTACGGCGTCTACGACCTGTACGACCTGGGCGAGTTCGACCAGAGGGGCTCCGTGCCCACGAAGTACGGGACGAAAGACGAGTACCTGGCCGCCATCGAGGCCCTGCACGAGGCGGGAATCGCCGTGTGCGCCGACATCGTCCTCAACCACCGCATGGGCGCCGACGCGACCGAGACCGTGCGAGCCACCCCGATCAATCCCCAGAACCGTCACGAGGCGATCGGCGAGCCCGAGACGATCGAGGCGTGGACCCGCTTCACATTCCCGGGGCGCGCCGGCGTGTACTCGGACTTCACGTGGGACTGGACGTGCTTCCACGGCATCGACTGGGATGAAGCCACGAAACGCAACGGCCTGTGGCTCTTCGAAGGCAAGCAGTGGAACGATTCCGTCGACACCGAGTTCGGCAACTTCGACTACCTGATGGGCTGCGACGTGCACGTCACCGACCCCCGCGTCAGCGAGGAGCTGGACCGCTGGGGCAAGTGGTACGTCGAGACGACCGGCGTGGACGGGCTGCGCCTGGACGCCGTCAAGCACGTCGGATCGGACTTCTACGCCCGCTGGCTCGAAGACCTGCGCGCCTCCACGGGGCGCCGCCTGCCCGCAGTCGGCGAGTACTGGAGCGGCGACGTGCGCGAGCTCGAGGGCTACCTGGAGCGGGTCCCCAACGTCATGCTCTTTGACGTTCCTCTGCACTATCACCTCCATCAGGCCTCGGTCTCGGATGGCAACGTGGACCTGGCGCGCCTGTGGGAGAACACGCTGACCGCCTCCCATCCGGACAAGTCAGTCACTTTCGTCGAAAACCACGACACGCAGCCCGGCCAGTCCCTGGCCTCCACGGTCGCCCCCTGGTTCAAGGCGGCCGCCTACGCCATCATCCTCTTCAACGAGGCCGGGGTTCCCTGCGTTTTCTGGGGTGACCTTCTGGGTTCCCCCGAGTCTGACGACCTGCCCGCCGTGCGTGAGCTGCCGGTCCTCATGAGTATCCGAGCCCGCGCGGCTGTCGGCCCGCAGCACAGTGCTTTCGATGACCCCGACGTGGTGGGCTTTGCCCGCGAAGGCAAGGAGGAGATCCCCGGCTCCGGCTGCGCCGTCATCCTCTCCGACCGAATGGCAGCCGAGAAGACCCTCTACGTGGGAACGCGCCACGCAGGCCAGGAGTGGGAGTGCATCCTCGGAGGCCACCCGTCCGTGCGCGTCGCGGATGACGGGATCCTCACGGGTGTGGTCAGCGACGGCGGCCTCAGCGTCTACGTGCCCCGCCGCAGCGAGTAG
- a CDS encoding family 20 glycosylhydrolase — protein sequence MATTHPRLPHDTTRPPACSWRGLLVDSARTFWPVPTMELLLTVMARYRFNVLHWHLTDNTGWRMRVPGYPMLTAIGGNIPRQPSDWYDPECAPGRKGSWRLTPAHSTQGFYSDANIRHLVNFAAARDIRIVPEISIPSHAGAAIRAYPHLGNPTLVNKAAQGVNETLWPSAASLSFVEAVFHHACSLFPSPTIHIGGASTDWGPWESDLSLMRAGLTSGAAIERLFIDRALRTLHFHGRRAAAWDSFTRTYPTPPPGTTLLAHCPGNTGRQAAESSGAPWILADADILTLSHPGRTNSPLEPAHALFDDLTQALHGERLKGVEAVAWSSSVTTPDLLFYHLLPRLIVVAEAAWHGEDALPWDKLAPLVEHEMAHLRHTIPYWNPQRP from the coding sequence ATGGCGACCACTCACCCCCGCCTTCCCCACGACACAACCAGACCGCCCGCTTGCTCATGGCGCGGTCTCCTCGTCGATTCGGCGCGCACATTCTGGCCGGTCCCCACCATGGAATTGCTCCTGACCGTCATGGCGCGTTACCGATTCAACGTCTTGCACTGGCACCTCACCGACAACACCGGGTGGCGCATGCGCGTGCCCGGATACCCCATGCTGACAGCGATCGGCGGAAACATCCCACGGCAGCCCAGCGACTGGTACGACCCCGAGTGTGCCCCCGGCCGAAAAGGCTCATGGCGCCTCACACCTGCACACTCGACCCAAGGTTTCTACTCGGACGCCAACATTCGCCACCTCGTCAACTTTGCAGCGGCGCGCGACATCCGCATCGTTCCGGAAATTTCCATCCCCTCCCACGCCGGAGCCGCGATCCGCGCCTATCCCCACCTGGGAAACCCCACCCTCGTCAATAAGGCAGCCCAAGGGGTCAACGAAACGCTCTGGCCCAGTGCCGCCTCTCTCAGCTTCGTCGAAGCAGTATTCCATCACGCCTGCTCTCTCTTCCCCTCACCAACCATCCACATCGGGGGAGCATCGACCGACTGGGGGCCATGGGAATCCGACCTCTCGCTGATGCGCGCAGGCCTCACCTCCGGCGCAGCGATTGAACGACTCTTTATCGACCGGGCACTGCGCACCCTCCACTTTCACGGCAGGCGCGCGGCCGCCTGGGATTCCTTCACGAGGACATATCCGACCCCTCCACCGGGAACCACTCTCCTTGCCCACTGTCCCGGGAACACTGGCCGCCAGGCCGCCGAATCCTCTGGAGCGCCGTGGATCCTGGCGGACGCCGACATTCTCACCCTCAGCCACCCCGGGCGAACTAACAGCCCCCTCGAGCCCGCCCACGCCCTCTTCGACGACCTCACCCAGGCGTTGCACGGGGAGCGGCTGAAAGGAGTCGAGGCCGTGGCATGGTCCTCAAGCGTCACCACCCCAGACCTCCTCTTCTACCACCTCCTCCCCAGGCTCATCGTCGTCGCGGAAGCAGCGTGGCACGGGGAGGACGCCCTGCCCTGGGACAAGCTGGCACCCCTCGTCGAACACGAGATGGCACACCTGCGGCACACCATCCCCTACTGGAATCCGCAGCGGCCATGA
- a CDS encoding GNAT family N-acetyltransferase: MKCRPATRDDIPEMTRIITEGFLDYPLHIMLKPYLYQPDRYPQCLAAINRMLASSYQWARHALVVEHEGRVVATALMHDRKVGVVRSFVSGGYELFRYASPRLVADFVDVTDRSDQIAIDNGDFDWYLEVLSVDSSMRGRGVGRWLVSKVLPDFVAKRGGRAYGFVTSTEKNARFYLNGGCELLDRVDVHMREETCPIWAFERRAELL, translated from the coding sequence GTGAAGTGTCGACCCGCTACGCGCGACGATATTCCCGAAATGACGCGCATTATTACCGAGGGGTTCCTCGACTATCCGCTGCATATCATGCTCAAGCCCTACCTCTACCAGCCGGACCGTTACCCGCAATGTCTGGCCGCGATCAATCGGATGCTTGCGTCCTCCTATCAGTGGGCACGGCACGCACTTGTCGTGGAGCATGAGGGGCGAGTTGTCGCAACGGCGCTGATGCATGATCGCAAGGTTGGCGTGGTGCGTAGCTTTGTCAGTGGAGGCTATGAGCTCTTCCGCTATGCTTCCCCGCGCCTCGTGGCTGATTTTGTCGACGTGACCGACCGATCTGATCAGATCGCCATCGATAATGGCGATTTCGACTGGTATCTCGAGGTGCTCTCCGTCGATTCGAGCATGCGTGGCCGCGGCGTGGGGCGTTGGCTGGTCTCCAAGGTCTTGCCGGATTTCGTGGCGAAGCGCGGTGGGCGCGCCTACGGCTTCGTGACCTCGACGGAAAAGAATGCGCGTTTCTATCTCAATGGCGGTTGTGAACTCCTCGACCGCGTCGATGTGCATATGCGCGAGGAGACCTGTCCGATCTGGGCTTTTGAGAGGCGTGCGGAGCTTCTCTAA
- the erm gene encoding 23S ribosomal RNA methyltransferase Erm translates to MSTYGYGRHEHGQNFLTDHKIINSIVDLVKQTSGPIIEIGPGSGALTHPISHLGRAITAVEVDAKLAAKLTKKTASASVEVVHDDFLNFPLPATPCVIVGNIPFHLTTAILRKLLHAPAWTAAVLLMQWEVARRRAGVGASTMMTAQWSPWFTFHLGSRVPRSAFRPQPNVDGGILVIRRVGDPKIPIEQRKAFQAMVHTVFTARGRGIGEILRRAGLFSSRSETQSWLRSRGIDPATLPPRLHTSDWIDLFQVTGSSSPRHRPISQSGSSQRPPQRKNRGRRR, encoded by the coding sequence ATGTCTACATACGGATACGGCCGTCACGAACATGGCCAAAATTTTCTCACAGACCACAAGATCATCAACTCCATCGTCGATCTTGTAAAACAAACCTCCGGCCCCATCATTGAGATCGGGCCAGGAAGCGGTGCCCTCACTCACCCGATATCCCACTTGGGGAGGGCAATAACGGCAGTTGAGGTAGACGCAAAACTAGCTGCCAAACTCACAAAAAAGACCGCCTCGGCGTCGGTCGAAGTGGTCCATGATGATTTCCTCAACTTCCCGTTACCCGCCACTCCCTGCGTCATTGTGGGAAACATTCCCTTTCACCTCACCACTGCCATTCTTCGAAAGTTGTTGCATGCGCCGGCATGGACTGCCGCTGTACTCCTCATGCAGTGGGAAGTCGCTCGCCGCCGGGCCGGGGTAGGTGCAAGCACGATGATGACAGCTCAGTGGTCCCCATGGTTCACGTTTCACCTTGGTTCCCGAGTACCAAGGTCTGCTTTCCGGCCACAGCCAAACGTTGACGGGGGGATCTTAGTGATCCGCCGGGTGGGTGACCCGAAGATCCCGATAGAGCAACGCAAAGCCTTTCAGGCGATGGTGCACACCGTTTTCACCGCCCGGGGACGCGGGATAGGGGAAATTCTCCGAAGGGCAGGGTTGTTTTCATCACGTTCAGAGACACAATCATGGTTGCGCTCGCGAGGAATCGACCCCGCAACCCTACCTCCCAGATTGCACACCAGCGACTGGATCGATCTCTTCCAGGTGACTGGTTCCTCTTCACCGCGCCATCGGCCCATTTCACAATCGGGAAGTAGTCAACGCCCTCCTCAACGGAAAAATCGAGGCCGGCGGCGGTAA
- a CDS encoding type II toxin-antitoxin system VapC family toxin yields the protein MRVLVDTNIWIDHLRKTEPVLVDLLERDQVCVHQSVITELALGNLKNRSVFLKALERLMIVRNVDDQGVRHLVEERRLWGRGLSAVDVALLASAVVTPGVSLWTRDKRLRQAARDVGVLADLD from the coding sequence GTGAGAGTCCTGGTTGACACCAACATCTGGATCGATCACCTGCGGAAAACTGAGCCGGTTCTGGTTGATCTGCTCGAGCGTGACCAGGTGTGCGTGCATCAGAGTGTCATCACTGAACTCGCGTTGGGGAATCTCAAGAATCGGTCGGTATTCCTGAAAGCGCTCGAGCGCTTGATGATCGTGCGCAACGTTGATGATCAAGGCGTGCGGCATCTCGTAGAGGAGCGGAGGCTGTGGGGTAGGGGACTCAGCGCGGTAGACGTGGCGCTCCTGGCAAGTGCTGTCGTAACCCCCGGTGTCTCGCTGTGGACACGCGATAAGCGCCTGCGTCAGGCAGCGCGCGACGTGGGCGTGTTAGCGGACCTTGACTGA
- a CDS encoding EcsC family protein, protein MSESDAAHWDEIQRWKDTQMRPMRPRVISQRVRSAALAPLGKAVSIARKVPGGEALTRTVSSAALGLVELAASASEASVRRKRILKAYRSAGFDVRTLQDIRSLTLDDILAVKPRLSLAYSTTAAAEGAVSGVFASGGSVAAVLGMGVASAPGVGVTASAIAVDITSFLAAATRLVAHTAAYYGYDSEDPTERLFSTMVLSQAIDPTGSGHDFVVEKQATMLAFNKVMRDLARRGSLDGLGGNVVVSAMNSLFSAMGVRLASRKLAQIVPVAGVVVSAGLNAALMRTIGETADHLYRERFLAERYGHVEAADGASTDLVRTADTQELSADIARYVEIAEAESRP, encoded by the coding sequence ATGAGCGAGTCCGACGCCGCCCACTGGGACGAAATCCAGCGGTGGAAGGACACGCAGATGCGCCCGATGCGCCCCCGAGTCATCTCCCAGCGCGTCCGCTCGGCGGCCCTCGCGCCCCTGGGTAAGGCGGTGTCCATCGCGCGCAAGGTGCCCGGCGGCGAGGCGCTCACCCGCACCGTGTCCTCCGCTGCCCTCGGCCTCGTGGAGCTGGCAGCATCCGCGTCCGAGGCCTCGGTGCGCCGCAAGCGCATCCTGAAGGCCTACCGTTCCGCGGGCTTTGACGTGCGGACCCTGCAGGACATCCGCTCTCTGACGCTCGACGACATCCTCGCCGTCAAGCCCCGCCTGAGCCTGGCCTACTCGACGACCGCGGCCGCCGAGGGCGCGGTAAGCGGCGTGTTCGCCTCGGGTGGTTCCGTTGCCGCAGTGCTTGGCATGGGCGTGGCTTCCGCCCCGGGAGTGGGCGTCACGGCCTCGGCGATCGCCGTTGATATCACGAGCTTCCTGGCCGCCGCGACCCGCCTCGTTGCGCACACGGCCGCCTACTACGGCTACGACTCGGAGGACCCCACCGAGCGGCTCTTTTCCACGATGGTGCTCTCTCAGGCGATCGATCCGACGGGCAGCGGCCACGATTTCGTCGTTGAAAAGCAAGCGACGATGCTGGCCTTCAACAAGGTGATGCGCGACCTCGCCCGGCGCGGTTCGCTCGACGGCCTCGGCGGCAACGTGGTCGTGAGCGCGATGAACTCCCTCTTCAGTGCGATGGGTGTGCGCCTGGCGTCGCGCAAGCTCGCGCAGATCGTCCCCGTCGCGGGCGTCGTCGTGAGCGCCGGGCTCAATGCCGCCCTCATGCGCACCATTGGCGAGACCGCCGATCACCTGTATCGCGAGCGCTTCCTCGCGGAACGCTACGGCCACGTGGAGGCTGCCGACGGTGCCTCGACAGACCTGGTGAGGACAGCCGATACCCAGGAGCTGAGCGCCGACATCGCGCGCTACGTGGAGATCGCCGAGGCCGAGAGCCGCCCGTAG